The Natronogracilivirga saccharolytica region AACGAGGGATTCGGCTGGTTCGCCGCCGCAGTACTAATCCTGTTTTTGTTGGGAATGAAGGACGATATCAACGCCATATCTGCCAGGAAAAAGCTTATCGGGCAAATTGCTGCAGCAGTACTCGCAATTGGTTCCGGAGCCACTATTACCAGCTTGTACGGACTTTTCGGAATTCACGAAATCCCCTTTACTGTGGGGGCAGTTATCACCGCTGTTGTTATTGTGGCTCTGGTCAATGCCTATAATCTGATTGATGGCATTGACGGACTGGCCGGATTTACCGGTATCATCAGTTCTGTTTTGCTTGCCGTCTGGTTTGGTTCACAGGGTTATTTCCCGTTAGCCATTCTTGCCACAACACTGGCAGGTGCGTTATCCGCCTTTCTGATATTCAACTGGCAGCCGGCCCGGATTTTCATGGGTGACAGCGGATCAATGGTGATCGGATTTATCCTTGCATTCCTCTGCATTCATTTTATTGAGCTGAGTGTTGCCAACGCCAGTGAGGCATTTCATTTCGCTTCCAGCCCGGTCATTGCCGTCGCCGTGATGTTCATCCCGATTTTTGACACCATACGCGTCATTGTTGTGAGATTTTTGAAAGGGCGTCCCATATTCAAGCCGGACCGCTATCACATCCACCACTATCTCAAGGATGCCGGACTGAACGATGCCAGGGTCGTGCTGTTGCTGGGTGCTGTTCAGACCATAGCCATTATCATCGCCTTTGCATTTCAGCCATTTTCGGTATCCGTTGGACTGTTTGCAATGCTGACCTATGCCGCATTTATCAGCTACGGCGCATTTGCACTCAGAAATAATCTGAGAGACTCCGTTGCCAGAGCCGAGTACGCACAATTGAACGGAACCGGCTCCTCATCCGGTAGAAAAAATGGTGTCCATCGCAAAGAGCGGCAGGAAGCTTATGAATACACAGAAAACTGAATAGTCAGTCCTTGTCCATGAATGTATTGGTTACCGGCACTGCCGGATTTATCGGTTATCATACGGTCAACAAGCTTTTGTCATCGGGGTACCGTGTTACCGGACTGGATCATCTGAACACGTATTATGATGTCAATCTGAAATATGATCGCCTCCGGGAAACGGGTATCGATCCAGAATCTTTAAATACCGGGGAGGTGGCTGCAAGTGCAACGAACGATAACTACCGCTTTGTCCGGATGGATCTGCAGGACAAAGAGCAGATTTTCAATTTATTCGAGTCAGAAAAGTTTGACGTGGTAATCAACCTGGCCGCCCAGGCCGGTGTCCGGCACAGCCTTACGCATCCGCAGGAGTACATCGACTACAATATCACCGGCTTTCTGAATATTCTGGAAGCATGCCGTTTTCATCCGGTCAGGCACCTGATATACGCATCCTCCAGTTCCGTGTACGGCATGAATACCCGGATGCCCTTCTCTGTCCGTCAGAATGTGGACCATCCGGTGTCGCTTTATGCCGCTACCAAGAAATCAAACGAGCTGATGGCCCACACCTACGCCCATCTGTTCGGCGTTCCAAGTACCGGACTTCGCTTTTTTACCGTCTACGGTCCATGGGGCCGTCCCGATATGGCGCTGTTTCTCTTCACGAAGGCCATTCTGGAAGGAAAGCCCATCGATATATACAATCACGGCAAAATGGAGCGTGATTTCACCTATGTCGATGATATTGTCGAAAGTATTTCACGGCTTGTGCCGAAAGAGCCATCCGGCAGTAACACATGGTCAGGCGATCAGCCGGACCCGGCTTCCAGCACCGCACCTTATCAGCTTTTCAACATCGGCCATAACAGTCCGGTGTCCCTTATGGATTTCATCCGGGAGATCGAGCGCGCGATCGGTAAGGAAGCGGTAAAAAACTATATGGACATGCAGCCCGGAGATGTACCCAAAACATGGGCTGATGTCAGCGATCTGTATGATTACATCGATTATTCCCCGCAAATCGGGATCCGGGAGGGAATTTCAAATTTTATCAACTGGTACAGGTCGTACTACCGGAAGTAGCCGGTAACAACCGGGAATCAACTGATTTTGCAGTTGATTACATTATCCAGTGCCTTCCCAAAAGCCAATCCATCAGGGCTATACCTTAAAAACCGGAATCAGGTGAATAACTTTTGACTCTTTCCCGTCCGTTTTATACCTTGTTCATGTAAAACAATGGGGGAAAGCAAGTTAGTCAGTCTTCGCGAGCGTCATCAAGCCCATTAAAAACAGTCAGTAATCCCTGCGGGGATGGTTGATCCGGCAGCAGTCGCCGGGGTGTAATCCGGTTGCCTGTTGCTGTTTTGAAGAGAAGGAAGTCCGGGATGAGGGTCCCGTTCAGTACATATTCGTCAGATGTAAATTTTGCATCCATAATTCATTCACGAGATGTCATCAATCAATAATTCCGGTTTCAATACCATACCCGTCCTTGATCTCAAACCCGAAGTCCGCCACATGCGTCATGAGCTTAAACAGGCATGCCATCATGTTATGGAACATGCCCGGTTTGTCATGGGTCCGGAAGTCGAGGAGCTCGAGGCCCTGGTGGCCGGCTGCATGGACGTCAGGCATGCCGTCGGGGTCAATTCCGGCACCGATGCCCTGCTGATCTCCCTCCGAGCCGCGGGTATCGGGGAGGGGGATGAGGTCATCACCACCACGTTCACTTCTTTTGCCACCGCCGAAGCCATTGAAATGACCGGCGCCCGTCCGGTGTTTGCGGACATCAGTCCGAAGGACTGCAACATCGATCCCGATGCTGTAGAGGCCGCCATCACGCCGCAGACCAAAGCCATCGTGCCGGTCCACCTGTACGGCAAGTCCGCCGACATGCCGCGCATCATGGAGATCGCCGAAAAGCACGATCTGATCGTCATTGAAGACTGCGCCCAGTCGTTCGGGGCCGCCTGGCATGATCACGGCAGTAAGAGCGGACAGCAGGCCGGTGCACATCCGGAACGCAGGGAGGCGTACCGGGGCCGCCTGACCGGGACGTTTGGCCTGGCCGGGGCGTTTTCCTTCTTCCCGTCCAAAAACATGGGCGGATTCGGCGACGGCGGCATGATCATCACCAACGACGACCAGGTGGCCGCTCAGGCAGCCATGCTGCGCATGCACGGCGCCCGGAAGAAATACCACAATGAGGTGCCCGGCTACAATTCGCGGCTCGACACCCTCCAGGCATCCATGCTTCAGGTGAAAATGAAGTACTTTTCGGCGTTCAACAGCCGGCGCCGGAGCGTGGCCCTGCGCTATATCGATGAACTCCGGGATATCGGCAGCATTCAGCTGCCGGAACTTCCCGATGACGGACATGTCTATCATCAGTTCACGCTGCAGCTGCTTGAGGGCGATCGCGATATATTTGCCGAATATCTCAAATGCGAGGGGATTCAGACCGCGGTCTGTTATCCCGTGCCGTGCCATCAGCTTCCGCTCTACAAAGATGAGCCGTGGTCGCTGCCCGTGGCCGAGCGGGTCAAAGACCGTGTCATCAGCCTTCCTATCGGACCCTTTTTGTCCGAAAACGATCAGGACCGGGTGATTGCGGCGGTCCGGGAATATCTTCTGGACGTGCAGAAAGAACTGTGCTGAGAAGCGCGGCAGCCGGAAGTCACCGCATATGCATACGGGCAATTGCACCCTTGACAGCCCGAATCGTCCGGACACATTTTCCGCTGATTTTCGTATCTTTTACCGTTGCAACGACAATAAATTCATATAACTATAGACTTACTTTCATGACCAGAAACGCTGCTGTTGAAACATCCGAACACACCGTCGCGGGAATCCTGCGGCGCATCGAAGAGAAAACCTACACGGTCGGTATCGTCGGACTGGGTTACGTCGGCCTGCCGCTGATCGACACGTTTTATCGTAAAGGCTTCCCCGTCATGGGCTTCGACATCGACGAGACCAAGATCGACGCCTTCCGCGAGGGGCGGAGCTACATCCGCCACTTCAGCAACGAGGCGTTCGCCGAGCTGGGGCGGTCCGACCGCTGCACGCTGACCACCGACTTTTCGCGCGTCAGCGAGGCCGATGCCATCCTGATGTGCGTGCCCACGCCGCTCGACCATCACCGCGAGCCGGACATGAGCTATGTCGAGGCCACCGTCCGCACCGTCGCCCCGCACATGCGCAAGGGCCAGCTGCTGATCCTGGAGTCGACCACCTGGCCGGGCACCACCGACGAGCTCATCCGCCCGCTGGCCGAAGAGCTTTCGGGACTGGAAGCCGGCACCGATTTTTACCTGGCCTACAGCCCCGAGCGCGAGGATCCGGGCAACGAAAAGTACAACACCGGCACCATCCCCAAGGTGATCGGCGGCGACGGCGAGGATGCGCTGAACATCGCCCGCGAGCTGTATGACGCGGTGATTTCGGAGGTCGTGCCGGTCAGCAACACGCGCACCGCCGAGGCGGTCAAGCTGCTCGAGAACATTTTCCGCTCGGTCAACATCGCCCTGGTCAACGAGCTCAAGATCGTCTTCCAGCGCATGGGCATCGATGTGCACGAGGTGATCGACGCGGCGGCCACCAAGCCGTTCGGCTTCATGAAATTCACACCGGGTCCGGGCCTGGGCGGACACTGCATCCCCATCGACCCGTTTTACCTGACCTGGAAGGCGCGCGAGTTCGGCATCAACACCCGCTTCATCGAGCTGGCCGGCGAGGTCAACACCGACATGCCGCGCTATGTGGTGCAGCGTACGGTGGAGGCGCTGAACATCGACCGCAAAGCGATGAACGGCAGCAAGATCCTGATGATCGGGCTGGCCTACAAGCCGAATGTGGATGACGACCGCGAGTCGCCGACGTATGTGCTGATGGATCTGTACACCGAGATGGGCGCGGATGTGTCGTATTATGATCCGTATGTGCCGGTGATCCGGCCGTCGCGGGAGTACGGGCACTGGGCCGGAACGAAGTCGGTGGAGTGGACCGAAGAGGAGATCTCGCAATTTGACGCGGTGGTGATTGCCACCAATCACCGCGATATCGATTACCGGCAGCTGGCGGCGTGGTCGCAGCGGATTGTGGATACGCGCAATGTGTACGGCAACGCGGATGTGCCGGAGCATGTGACGAAGGCGTAATATGGCTCAATCTCATTCACAATCACACACAGCAGCAGGTCTGTTGTCAGATTATCAGAACAAGGACCGTATTGAAAAGGAAACATCCGCCTGGTCTGAAGCAGTAAAGGAAAAACATGGAAATACCTGATGCCAATGTTGTGAGTTTTGACCGGAAGGTGAATAAACTATGCAACTCATAATGAATAGGTTATGACTTTCAGGACATTGCATGTATGTTGCCTGAATACAAATGCAGCAAAAAGGCGAATTACCGGTTCGCCTTTTTTGTACCATGCGCTTTTGCCCGCTACAGCCGGATGGCACCCGGGTAATACCGGTAAATAAATGACCCCGTAACACGTTAAAAATTTACTACCAGATCTGATGAATATTACACTTATTGCCGGAGCACGGCCCAATTTCATGAAAGTCGCACCGATCATCCATGCCATGGATGAGGCCAATTCGCGCAACGACGGGCTGTTTCGCTACCGGCTGATCCATACCGGTCAGCACTATGATAAAATCATGAGCGACACGTTTTTCGAGGAGCTGAACATTCCGCATCCCGATGCCAATCTGGGCTGCGGCGGCGGTTCCCAGGCGGAACAGACCGCGGCGATCATGGTCGCGTTTGAGAAAGAGCTGCAAGCCCATCCCGCCGATTTGGTGATGGTCGTCGGCGATGTCACCAGTACCATGGCCTGCAGCATCGTGGCCAGGAAGCTGAACACGAAGGTGGCGCATGTCGAGGCGGGCATCCGCTCGTTCGACCTGTCCATGCCCGAGGAGATCAACCGCATGGTCACCGACAGCATCACCGATGTCTTCTTCACCACATCCGAATGGGCCGGTGAAAACCTCAGGAAAAGCGGTGTGAAGGATGAGCAGATCCATTTCACCGGCAATGTGATGATCGACACGCTGCTGGCCAACAGGCACAAATTTACCCGTCCGGAGATTTGGGATCGTGCGGGGCTGGAAGAGGGCGGCTATCTCGTGATGACGCTGCACCGTCCGGCCAACGTCGATGAAAAGGAGAAATTTGCGCGGTTCCTGGAGGCGATTATTGCGTCCAGCGGCGACCTGCCACTGATATTCCCGGTGCATCCGCGCACGGCGAAAATCATCAGGGAGCTTGATGTTGCGCTCCCCGAACGGTTCCACATGATCGAACCGCTGGGGTATCTGGAGTTCAATTATCTGGTGGAGCGCGCCCGGGCGGTGCTCACCGATTCCGGCGGTATCACCGAAGAGGCGACGGTGATGGGCGTGCCGTGCATGACCCTGCGCGACAACACCGAGCGTCCGGAGACCGTGGAGCTGGGCACCAACGAGCTGATCGGCACCGATCCGGCGAACATTGCCCCGGCATTTGAGCGGCTGCTTGCCGGGCAGTGGAAATCGGGGCGGATTCCCGACAAGTGGGACGGCAAGGCGGCCGGCCGGATTGTGGCGGGGCTGGAGGCGATGGTATCGTCGATACCCGCAACGCCATGAACGCGAAGGGAAGAGGGCAGGGCCGGGCAGGTGTGGAAGGCGCAGGACTTTTGACCACCCTTTTGTGCTGCATGCTTGCCTGTTGCTCAAAATAAGCTTGATCTGATTTCCAGGCTCACCGATACTGTAAAAACCGATATAGAACATGGTAAGACTGATTTTTATAAAGCTTTTGGCGGCTGGATGAAAATGAAAGCGCTGAAAAGTTGATAGACACCATCAAAGGATCCAGAACATGTAACAGAACCATTGAAGAGTTTTGAATCAATACTTGCTGGATACAAATATATGCATCTATTACATCAAGGGATTGCATAATCTGAAATCGAAATTTAAGGAGGTTGGCCCTGATAATTGTTATATATCCGAGATCACTATGGCTGAATTAAAATTTGGAGTCGCAAAAAGCCAGGCAAAAAAGAACAATCAAAAAGCACTCCCTCCAATTTGCCCGCATTCAGCTCCTGAGGTGATCGGCATCGACGGCGAGGCCGGTTATCTCGTGATGAGGCTGCACCGATCCGGGGAATATTGCCCCGGCATGTGAGCGGCTGCATGCCCTGTTTTAACATTTTCTGACGATAATGTAATTGGACACAAGTGGCGGGCGTTATATCTTGCAGCGAAACTTATAATAAAGGAACAATTACATTGGATGCACTCATTATTAAAAGCGAAAATTGCAGCGATCTGAAGCTGATATCAGATCTGGTAAAAAAAATGGGGCTTGAATCCAAAAGCCTCTCTGAAGAAGATATTGAAGATTTTGGGCTCACCATTTTCATGAAGCAGGCTGATCGCACCAGTACCGTTTCCAGAGAAACAGTGATGCCAAAGCTGGACACAGCATACAAACAATAAGATGTATCACCTTTTCAATATACACCTGAAGATCTTGAGCAAGAAATTCAATAAAATGGATCCATGCAGCTTGTATGCAATGCCTCCCCTTTGATATTTCTGGCAAAAATAGATTTGATTACTATTCATCACGTTGCATCTTGCCAAAATAATTATTAAAATTTCTTAATATTTTTCTGGAACGCCAGCACCCGCTTGAAATGCATCGCATGCAGCACATTTTCTGTTTTTTTGCCGTATTTATATTTCTGACTGCATCGTTGTTGTCCGCGCAGGACTTGTCCGCCCGGCCCATGGCGGATACGACCATTTCCAACCACATGCAGCGAAGCATCATTGCATCCGTGCCCGATCAGCCCGCCGGCGGCAGCGCCTCATCGCACGGAGCGGATCCGGTCTCACTGACCGGCTTCCGGATGCAGATGGCCGGCGGATATAACGGAGAGCTGCCGTTCTGGATTCACAGCAACCGCCACGGCGAACTCGATCCGCACAGCGGCAATACGGCCCTGCATCTGTTCGGCGCCTGGCGCAGACACTACGACTCCGGCTTCACGCTGTCGACCGGGGCCAACCTGATGCTGCGCGGGGCAGAGGACGCATCGATCCGCTTCCAGGAGGCTTACGTGCAGCTGGGCTACGGCGATTTTGTGCTGTGGGCCGGACGCAAACATGAATATTTCGGCACGGTGCACCCCCGCCTGTCGATGGGCACGGCGGATCTGTCCCACAATGCCCGTCCGATGCCCAAGATCACGCTGGCCACCGAAGGGTTCCGCCCGTTCCCCGGCACGCGCGGCATCGTCGATTACAACGCATCATTTTCCCACGGCTGGATGCGCGACAACGAGCATCGCTATGTGGAAAACCCGATGCTGCACCAGAAGCATCTGTACATCCGGCTGTTCAACGACCGCAGCCGCGTGGTTCCGCAGGCCGGCATCAAACATTTCGCCCAGTGGGGCGGGAGCTCGCCGCGGGACGGAGACGTGCCGGGCGGCCTCCGGGCCTTCCGCGATGTCGTTTTTTCACGGAGCGCCGATTCCAAAGAGATCCTTAGTGGCGGCCAGCTTGAGAACCGGTATCAGAACCATTTCGGGACCTACGACTTTTCGCTGCTCTTCCGGTTCGATGACGTCCATGTGTCGGTCAGCCGCCAGTTCATCCTGGAAGACACGCCCAACGCCCGGTTCGGCACGCCGTGGGATGGCATGTGGGGTGTTTGGCTGGCATTTCCCTCCGACGACCGTTTCCCCGGCCGCACAGCCTCGGACCGGCCGGTATTTACCATCCGCGCGATCAACTACGAGCACATCAACACCATCGAGGGCGTGGACCGGTATCCCCACCGGAACCGATCCTCCTACTTCAACTACTACAACCACTCCCGGTACCGCGGCGGATGGACTTACGAAGGGCGTTCCCTCGGAAATCCGCTGTTCTTCGGCGATTCGGGGCATGTCGGCGTGGTCAACAACCTGATGCTGGCCCATCATGCGGGCATTATGGGTCAGGCCGGACGCGTCGACTGGCGGGCATTTGCCACCTACAGCCGGAACTACGGCGCGGCAGGCATCACGAATCTGGACGGGCTTCAATACACGGGCGTGACCGACCGGCAGGATCAATGGTCGTTCATGCTTGAGGTGAGCGGGGAACTGCCGGCCATGATGGATCTGCTGCCCGGGGACTGGCCGCTTTCCGACCGGTGGGATGCCCTGGAGCTGACGGCCACGATGGCCCTGGACTTGGGCGAGGCGCACCGCAAAAATGCGGGGATGATGGTCGGACTGCGCTGGATGCAGTGGTGAGGCGGGCCGGGTTGGATGGCAATGCCCTAACGGTGTGCGTTGAGGCGGTTTGTTTTGAGAGGGACTGTATTGGGATGGTTTGTGTTTCGTCGGTATGCGTTTAACCGGACTGTGTTGAAACGGATTGTGAAAAGACGATCTGTGTGACGGTCTGTGTTGAGGCTGTTTGCGTTGTGATGGTCTGTGGCATGGGCGGTTAGCGACGCGGGCAGCTGCGGTGCAGTATGAATTGCGTAAAGCCGGTTTTGTGCCTTGTTTTGCATTCAGGGCTCGGAATAAGCAGCAGTTATTGAAAATATCCCGGTATATGCTAATTGTCCCCAATATGTGCGAGCAGGTTGTGCCGGTTCGTCGATTTGGTTACTATATTATTGTAAAGAGCCTCATTTGCAGTAATAAACTTCACTTAAAATCGTGTTAAGTATTCAATCGGCAAAAAAATCACATATGGTCACAGTCATAAAAAAAGGAAGCTCGCTTCGCGATATCAGGCAGGCCTTAAAAAAGCACACCGGTATTAATAAGAAGAATGAATTGCGCAGATTTTGTGGTGTTATTTCCTTGAAAAAAGATCCGGTTTCCCTGCAAAAAAAATGGCGGAATGAGTGGAAATAACCTGTTACTCGATTATTAACTCCACCTTGTTAACTGCAGATTTTGACTTCAAAAAAATTGATACAGGTAATGTGATTATTTTTGACAGTCCGGAAATGTAATATGTTCATTCATATAGATATTTCCCTGAAATTGTCCGGACAATATTTCGTAAGTTATTAAAATTGTTGTATTATTGTGATTTGAGGCTCCGGTTTTTACATTGTTGCGTTTTTTTTAATGCAAAGACATTGTGATCATGAGCAGGGAAGACATCGATAAAAAGTTTACCAGGGAGAGCATCCTCAAGATCATCAGCAACGAGCTGGCCGGGCTGAATCTCTCCACCGATGATTACATACAGGTGGCCAATTCAGTGCTGGATTCGGCGCTGGTCGGGGAAAACGGCACGGACGGATCGCCCCGCGCGGTACCAAAAGCCGTCACGCGCCTGCCGATTGTCACCGACGACCTCATCATCCGCGCATGCGACCGGGAGCAGGATTATCCCTGCTTCGAAAAATGGACGCAGGACGATCGCGGCAAAGAGTTTCTGCTGTCACGCCTCGAAGACAATGTCGAACATCCCCGCGACCTGTTTTACAATCCGAACCATCTGTTCGGCATGGTCTGCGAAATCAGCGGCAATCCCATCGGCATAGTAGGATTTCTGAACCGCGACCAGTCCAACGGTAGGGCGGAGCTCAGAAAACTGATCGGCGAGCCGTCCCTTCGCGGCCGGGGACTCGGGAAAAAAGCCTCGCGATTGTGGGTCAGCTACGGCCTGAACGCCCTGAACCTGCGCAAAATCTACCTCTACACCTTCGACAGCAACCTGCGCAATATCCGCATCAACGAAGAGCTGGGATTCCGGCTGGAGGGGGTGTTCCGCGAAGAACACGTGGTCGGCGGCGTACCCAGGGATATCCTGCGCATGAGCCTGTTGCGCTCTTGATGATACTGTTGCAGCACTACTCATCGTCCCGCCTTTTCTTGTTATAAATATCTAACAATTGTATTGGGTTACCGGCCGGAAAGCTGTGAAAACAACCGAAAAACAGATATATGGATACAGTGCCGGTTCGTTAATCCATTTTAATTAACCCTTTCTAACTTGTGCCCCAATTGGTTGTGCTGTACTATTACTACCGTGTTCGCAGCAGTATGCACTCATGAGTTTTAAGACACAATATATTTTGACAAACATCAATTGAGTGTCATAACAAAAAAACCAATAAAAACAAAAAAGGTGACCAACGATGAAAAACATTACTACACTACTCGTACTGATTCTGTTTACCGCGGGAATGGCGGTTGCGCAGAATAATGAGGCTTCCGTAGCTCAGAATGGTAATGACAATGATGCAACTATTGACCAGGTGGGAGCTGACCATGAGGCTTCAATTACCCAGGTGAGCAGCAGGCACGATGGTACCATTGATCAGGAGGGTGAAGGCCATCAGGCTTCACTTACACAAGAAGACGGTAAAAGCGGGTATTCCGGACAAGATTATCAGGTTGGAACCATCACCCAGCGTGGACTGAATCAGATAGCTAACGTAATTATGCGTTCTGACCGGCTTGGATCCAACGCTACCGTAGATCAGGATGGAGCGGATAACGAAGTATATCTGCGTCAACAACATTCAGGTAACTATACAGCAACGCTGACTCAGGATGGTTCAGACAACTATATCTGGGCTAATCAAAGAGAATCTTTTAGCCAGTATCTGAACGTATTGCAAGAAGGTGATAACAACCGTTTCTTTGGTTCACTGGGAAGCGGCAGCAGCAATACCGAAGTAACACAAAGCTCCGATGATAACCTGGTAGTAATTCAGCAGGGCCGTCATAGCGGAGCCGGTGCCGGAGCCGAGGCCATCATAGAGCAGAGTGTGGGTAACGGAAACATAGTTGAACTTACCCAGGGCTCTGATGAAACTGCCCTCTTTACTCAGGAAGGAAACAGCAACATGATAGAAGGACCCGGTAGTGGCTTTGATTGGGGCTTTGGCTCGGTAGCTGACCTGGAAACAGATGAAGGATCAGCCCGTCAGCGCGGCGGAGCCTTTGCAGAGGTTGACCAGTTCGGCGACTATAATACTCTGTGGCTGGATCAGGACGGAGCTTCTGATGCCACCGTTCTTCAGGATGGCGACTGGAACAGCGCTTCTGTATATCAGTCCGGCGACAACAATATTGCCAATATCACCTCTGACGGCAGCTACAATACTGCTAGTATCAGACAGCAACAGTAAGAATGGGCTTTTTGAGATTCGCCGGAATCGTAAAGTGAACGTGTAGTTCCGAATCTCATACATCTTACAGTTACAAAATCAATTTGCGGGCATAGTGGAAATTTCTGCTATGCCCGTTTTTTTTGGTGCGCCCGGCAGGGCGCATCCGCCTGGGAGGGAAAGTCTTTTATGCGCCCGACAGTGGGAACATTAGTCGGGGAGATCTGCCTGTTTGCCCGGGGCTGCCACTGTTGTGAGGCGTTGGAACGGGCCGGCAGAAGTCAGCAGAGGGCATAGTACTGCGGAAAGTACGCAGGGAGGCCTGAACTAAGGCGGTGCTTTATACAAGGCCTGAACATTAGAACTCGTTAATAAGCTTTGTAAATCGGTCTTATAGTTTATGGCTAATAAACTAAAAATCAGGTTCTTGTCATTGTTTAATCAAGATTACAGTATTTTAATTAGCCGATTTTAATTTGCGCCCCAGCGGGTTATGTTTTTACTTGGTCGTGAGTTCAATACACAAGAACTCATCACAATGCGGAATCCGGAAGTTTATTTACATACATCAACAGAGATTGCGCAGATCAAAACCCAAAAAAACAAAAAGGTGACCAACGATGAAAAACATAACTACATTACTCGTACTGATTCTGTTTACCGCAGGAATGGCAGTTGCTCAGAATAATGATGCAAGCATTGATCAGGTAGGAGACCTGCACGATGCTGACATTGAACAACTCGGATCATCTAACGACGCTTTTATTCTACAAACGGCTAATGAAGGCCGAGAAGGAGATGATGTGTCAACTGCAACAGTGACACAAGAAGGCGATGATAACTATGTCAACCTCAGACAACGCGCTTTCTTTGGCGACAACGAAGCTAAGATTGTGCAAATTGGAGTTGGAAACAGAGTGCAAGGTACAGATGAATACAGTGCTTTTTACCAGAACCATGGATTGAACATTCTTGATGTATACATGGAAGGAAATGACAATGTGCTTTATAGTCTTCGTGGTGAAGCGCAGAAAAACGTTAATACATTCTTACTGGATATTATGGGTAATGAAAACACAGTTGGAATGCTTCAAGAGTTTGGCTTGGCTGATATTGATGTTGAAGGTAGCTACAACATCATCAAACTGGACCAAAAATCGGGACAGTTCGCTAACTGGAGTACAGCAACTGTAGATATATTCGGTGATGACAATACAGTTGATGTATTTCAGAGAAATGAAGGAAATCAAGCCGTTGTAGACATAGATGGATCTAATAATTCAGCATATATAACACAAAATTAAATCAATAATTCATTTCTGTTTAGTTATCAGAAACGCTGAATTATCCAATTATGAACCCTGCACCTTTTTGGTCGCAGGGTTTTTTTATATGTGCGCCCGGCAGGGCGCATTCACTTTATATCGAATATCACCGCTAAGGTAAATAGTCTGACTTCCGGCTAATTTACGAGAGAAAAAAAAAATTGATGAATCCGTAAAGAATTCAACAAGTATAAGTCTTGTACTGGAGTTTCAGATCATTCACGGTTTAATTTGGTTTGCATTATTAAAATATTA contains the following coding sequences:
- a CDS encoding capsule assembly Wzi family protein gives rise to the protein MADTTISNHMQRSIIASVPDQPAGGSASSHGADPVSLTGFRMQMAGGYNGELPFWIHSNRHGELDPHSGNTALHLFGAWRRHYDSGFTLSTGANLMLRGAEDASIRFQEAYVQLGYGDFVLWAGRKHEYFGTVHPRLSMGTADLSHNARPMPKITLATEGFRPFPGTRGIVDYNASFSHGWMRDNEHRYVENPMLHQKHLYIRLFNDRSRVVPQAGIKHFAQWGGSSPRDGDVPGGLRAFRDVVFSRSADSKEILSGGQLENRYQNHFGTYDFSLLFRFDDVHVSVSRQFILEDTPNARFGTPWDGMWGVWLAFPSDDRFPGRTASDRPVFTIRAINYEHINTIEGVDRYPHRNRSSYFNYYNHSRYRGGWTYEGRSLGNPLFFGDSGHVGVVNNLMLAHHAGIMGQAGRVDWRAFATYSRNYGAAGITNLDGLQYTGVTDRQDQWSFMLEVSGELPAMMDLLPGDWPLSDRWDALELTATMALDLGEAHRKNAGMMVGLRWMQW
- a CDS encoding GNAT family N-acetyltransferase; protein product: MSREDIDKKFTRESILKIISNELAGLNLSTDDYIQVANSVLDSALVGENGTDGSPRAVPKAVTRLPIVTDDLIIRACDREQDYPCFEKWTQDDRGKEFLLSRLEDNVEHPRDLFYNPNHLFGMVCEISGNPIGIVGFLNRDQSNGRAELRKLIGEPSLRGRGLGKKASRLWVSYGLNALNLRKIYLYTFDSNLRNIRINEELGFRLEGVFREEHVVGGVPRDILRMSLLRS
- a CDS encoding curlin repeat-containing protein codes for the protein MKNITTLLVLILFTAGMAVAQNNDASIDQVGDLHDADIEQLGSSNDAFILQTANEGREGDDVSTATVTQEGDDNYVNLRQRAFFGDNEAKIVQIGVGNRVQGTDEYSAFYQNHGLNILDVYMEGNDNVLYSLRGEAQKNVNTFLLDIMGNENTVGMLQEFGLADIDVEGSYNIIKLDQKSGQFANWSTATVDIFGDDNTVDVFQRNEGNQAVVDIDGSNNSAYITQN